In a single window of the Neodiprion virginianus isolate iyNeoVirg1 chromosome 1, iyNeoVirg1.1, whole genome shotgun sequence genome:
- the LOC124297881 gene encoding thioredoxin domain-containing protein 5 homolog translates to MLLKIIALLVTISTYQSEVIAHDDDVHTLQYSAETFPVEIAKKDHFVMFYAPWCGHCQRLAPTWEQLAEMLNGIDDGQVRIAKVDCTVDATVCSDNDVTGYPTLKFFKAGGSKGIKFRGTRDLPTLTTFINEQIGSVPVEENSEPAVPQPVNGLLELSEYTFDKHVSSGKHFVKFYAPWCGHCQKLAPTWDELANSFAHGDLVSISKVDCTQHRSVCGQFDIKGYPTLLWIEDGKKIDKYTGQRSHEELKTYVSMMLGKNAESNDEEKKESGGPSDAVFTLTGESFKNGIEKGVTFIKFFAPWCGHCKRLAPTWEELGKKFWANENVHIVKVDCTMNSSKQLCNDQEVDGFPTLFLYKDGRKLSEYNGSRTLDDLYEFVMNHIQSRDEL, encoded by the exons ATGCTTCTTAAAATCATCGCACTTCTTGTCACAATTTCAACATATCAAAGCGAGGTCATTGCTCACGACGATGACGTCCACACTCTTCAATATTCGGCGGAAACCTTCCCTGTCGAGATAGCCAAGAAAGATCATTTTGTCATGTTTTACGCACCTTG GTGTGGACACTGCCAGCGACTCGCACCGACGTGGGAACAATTAGCTGAAATGCTCAATGGAATTGACGATGGTCAAGTTCGAATTGCAAAAGTCGATTGTACCGTTGATGCAACTGTCTGTTCGGATAATGATGTGACTGGATACCCAac TCTCAAGTTCTTCAAAGCTGGCGGAAGCAAAGGTATCAAGTTCCGTGGGACTCGAGACTTACCCACCCTGACAACATTCATCAATGAGCAAATCGGAAGCGTTCCAGTT GAAGAGAACAGCGAACCAGCTGTACCGCAGCCTGTGAACGGACTATTGGAACTGTCCGAATATACATTTGACAAACACGTATCCAGTGGAAAGCATTTTGTTAAATTCTATGCACCATGGTGCGGACATTGCCAAAAGTTAGCACCCACTTGGGATGAGCTTGCGAACAGCTTCGCTCATGGCGACCTGGTTAGTATCTCTAAAGTGGACTGCACCCAGCATCGCTCAGTTTGTGGCCAATTCGACATTAAAGGCTACCCGACTCTGTTGTGGATTGAAGACGGTAAAAAG ATTGATAAATACACGGGGCAGAGATCTCACGAGGAGTTGAAGACTTACGTGTCGATGATGCTGGGCAAGAACGCGGAGAGTAATGacgaggaaaagaaagagtCTGGCGGTCCGTCGGACGCGGTGTTCACGTTGACCGGTGAGAGTTTCAAGAACGGTATTGAGAAGGGTGTAACATTCATCAAGTTTTTCGCACCGTGGTGCGGACACTGCAAGCGTCTAGCCCCGACGTGGGAAGAGCTTGGAAAAAAGTTCTGGGCAAACGAAAATGTGCACATAGTAAAGGTCGACTGTACGATGAACAGTAGCAAACAGCTGTGTAACGACCAGGAAGTGGACGGCTTCCCAACTCTCTTCCTGTACAAGGACGGCCGAAAATTGTCCGAGTACAACGGATCGCGTACATTGGACGATCTTTACGAATTCGTTATGAATCATATACAGTCCCGCGACGAACTGTGA